The Dasypus novemcinctus isolate mDasNov1 chromosome 20, mDasNov1.1.hap2, whole genome shotgun sequence genome segment CCGATCCCCGTTCCCTCAACGGATGGGCTTGGGAGCACCCAGCGACGAGACAGCGTTTCCTCTACGCAGCGCTGGAGCATTCTTTCCAAAAGAACCCACCTCCTTATAGCAGTCACCGAGCGATGCGGAAGCATAACAGGCACCCGAGTGCATCGCAGCctcaccagaagggaaacagaaCAAGCACCGTTTTCTTCTGCTGATTAGAGAGATTGGGAGACCCTCAAAATGGGATTCAGCCCTGAGAATCCCACTGCACTGAGTCCTGTGTCACAAAAACTGAGACTTGTGGCATGTGCTGCTTCTCCCTTGACCACTCAGCTTGTCGATGTAAATAAGGAGAACAAGCCTCATCCTCTGAGGCACGTAACCGTATTTCATATTTGGACGCATCAGTTGTATCTCCACGATGCCTTTGTTTTTTTATACAAATGTAATTATCCAATTGCTTTTGTCTATATAAGCGTGTGAATAATTATACTTTATCAGTCCTTTGTGATATGAATTTTACCAAACCCCTggatatttttgtttgcttttcttttaaagccAAAGAAACTTGCCTTCAGCAATTTTGGGAATCTGAGAAAGAAGAGGCAGGAAGATGGGGAGGAATACGTCTGTCCGATGGAGCTGGGGCAAGCCTCCGGCAGTGCGGCCAAGAAAGGGCTGAGGCCTGGGCTGGACGTGCGCCTGTACGACGAGGATGACTTGGACCGCTTAGAGCAGGTACACACACCGCCGCGCTGCTACTTTAAAGTTCTTTCAGCGTTCAGACGCGACATGGGGCCCTGTCCACTGCTGCCTGCTAATCGAGAAAGGGGTCTTtgaaacctaaaaataaaggtCATAACAAAATAATAGTAAGTACTTACAGGTCGTCTGCCATGCCCAGGTATGACATATATTACTGTTAGCAATAgccctcattttagagatgaagaaacagtGCGGGCAGGCCAAGTAACTTCTCCAAGGTCATGGAGCCTGTGGGAGAGCTGGCGATCCAGCCTGCCGGGTTGGCTCTGGAGCCTGTGTCTGTCACCATCTCTGCTTAAGGAAAGCAGTGAGGAGTGGACAGGCCATAGTGCCCAGCCTTTTGAGCTTGACGTCACAGGTCCACACCCTGTCCTCTAGCCAGCATCCTTTGATGCCACCGTCAAAGTCACAGCCTTAGGCTAGATGCGCCAGTAAAGCGTTCCTTCTCATTTTTAATTCCGGTTGCAGGAGTGAGAGGAGATTGTCATCAGAAGTGTCGTGTTGCTCCCTCCCCTTCAGTACACCTTGCATTGTTTCTTCTTAGACCTTTATTAATCTTGCTGCATTTCCCTGAAATTGCGTGAACGAGCATCTCACATGATGGTGTGCTCTTTGCAGATGGAAGATTCAGAAGGGACAGTGCGACAGATCGGCGTGTTCTCGGAAGGCATCAACAACCTAACGGTGAGTCGTGAAAAGACGTTACAACGTGATTCTAAAAGTACCTTTCACAGTCATCTCAGTGAGTGGAGGGCGTCCGGCTCACGTGTGCCTGACTCCCGGCCCCTTGTTTTCCAGCACATGCTCAAGGAGGACGACATGTTTCGAGATTTTGCTGCCTGCTCCCCCAGCGCCAGCGTTACAGATGAAGACTCCAACGTGTGACTGCAGGCCCTGCGCGTGCTTCGGAGCCCCTAGtcctttttttctgcatttttttcctgcaatACTCACATACAAACAATAAGCAACAGCTTGCCTGTCATCTATCGTTCCAACTCCTGCTCTGTTAGAGCAGAAATGGAAAGCAGGGCGACCATGCCTATTCTAAAGTTGCCATGAAAATGAGACACTGGTGAATGAAAGAGTAATCGATTTTCCTCTATTTAATGTAAAAATCTGTGATAAATTAAAGCCTTGCATTCAACATGAGTGTTTTACCATCGCCTTGGCACCATGGCAGATTTCTAGGGCAGTAGCCAGCATGGGAGTAATGTCACATCAGTGTTCTCTGGCACTGCCTGAGCACAATGTCACAGGCTGTCAAAGTCAACACCTGGCATTTCTTTAAACATGCCAGCCACACCTCCACATGCCGcttattgtcttatttttatatatttttctaagtgGATGTATATATACAGTACatagaaaatagaaattttattttgtcacCTAAGGAAGATGGTGAaaagatgacattttaaaaaaatagagtgatGACATTTTTCATATACCAGCTGGCTCCTGGAGAGGTCAGGAGGATCCCTCTTTGTCCACAACTGGATTTAGCCACGCTGAGCATTCAGGCTAAATGAGTGTATAGTGTATAGTGTCACTATACACTTTACACTAACAGTGTTCAGTGTCTTTGATGACATTTCGCCAAGGGACAAACGGTGCTTTAAGTACATCAGCCTTTCACTTGGATCCCTTTACCTTCTAAGGAAGAACAAGAGGGATTATTTAAATTCTGTTAACAAGAACAGGCCCAGAAGCCCCAAAACAATCTGTAGAAGTAATTTCTGATGGAAGCCAAACCAAATAGAGATCTTCAATTTTAAGCTTATCTTCCTGTTGGTTAAATACATCATTACATCAAAATACTAACAGTCTGCCTAAGCACACTTTTACTTACAAACGTCTCAGGCTGCCAATGAATGGGGCATTTAAAACTGCACATTTGTCTGAACATTTTGTCTCTAGTAACGCTGAGACTACAAAACTAGTTTTATACAGTAATGGCTATTTTGTGATGATAAAATGAGGTTCATATTTTTCTGTAGCCCAAGTattctttataaagaaaatagaaagctgCAGCAAAAAATGTTactgtgtttattattttttaggggtattagaaaaatattctattttttattcagcACTACATCATTACTCATGAGAGCCAACTGCGGAAAAGACAGGTTTTCACAATTTGAGGTGGGATGGGCAGTTCAATAAATGCCATTGGACCTGATTGTTATAAACTGTATTTGAACATCAGTGCTATGATATTTTAAGTTACCAAGTGCTTCTTCAAAAAGCTCCTAACACTAGATTACTATTTATTCATAACTAACATGATTTGATGCTAGTAATAATTTTCTTTGCACCCTACTATTCATTATTTCATAACTGTTTCTGAAACTTactatatttgtgttttattttaatgtgaaTACAAGTCATTTGAAAAACTCAGTTTGTTATTAGAACCTGATTAAAACATCAGGAGACTGTTATAGATGCCAAATATTCTTTATTCAGGTCAATGTAACTTACTCATGATTTGTGAGAAGGTTAGAAATTTTTcgattgtatattttatttacagAATACTATGCACTGCTGGTATCAccatacaaaagaaaataaagtccaTTGAAAAACAGCCTCATTTTCACTGCCTTCATTTTCATtgacttccttttcctttgttcgAAATAACTGCTAGGCTTCCTTTCTGATACGGAAAACAATAACGTCAACTCTTTACAATTCACAAACTCCCCTAAATTTGTTGGAATGGAATATATAACACGTATCAACAGTCACACTTGGGGGCTTTACTCATGCGCGCCAGCCGTGGAAACTTGTGTGTGAGAAGAGGAGACATAGGCAGGCTGTGGGCTGAGGGATCGGGGCAGAGAGGGTATACGGgaaaggaaatggaaatgacGTACCTGCAGATTTGGAAAAGTTCATTGTAGAACGGCATCTTTAAAGAATCATatactatttttaatttaactaaAATTTGCAAACAGGAAACCTACCTTATAAGAGACTACCAGGTATCAACAGGAGAGGGAAAATAACAAAAGGAAGAGCAGATGTTCTGTGTGAAAGGGAATAGCCTAACTGAAGCCAGCAGGACCCTGGCTTCAGGGGCCCAGGCGAGCGCACACAGCCAGCTGACAGCCGGCGGACTCGCGTGTTTGCCCAGCCCTGTGCCTGTCTGCTTCACTGTACCAGGTGAGCCTGGGGGTTGGAAAGCTGACATATCGACAGGTGAGGCTTCATTGCAAAACTGTAACCCTGAAGAGAAAGGATTCTGAACAAGTTCCACATGGGTGACATGTGGGAGCAATAGTGACTGGGCGCAGAGAAGATGGGGCAGAAAACTTCCCGCCAGCTGACTGAAGGGCAGTGTCGGGGAGGTGTCCACCGCAGCTGTGGCCCATGCAGCTCAGACACCGCAGGGCCTTCTTGGAGCAAAGTGCCCGGCTCCAGGCACCCTGAACGAGATCTTCATCCGCTCCATCGCTCTGCCGagagaaggggctgaagagtgctCACCACCACCCAGAGGGCAGAGCACCAAGCCTTCCTGTGAGGGCAGACTGGGTTTGCGCCTTTTGGGGCTCCAGCCAACAGGTAAGGCTTCAGCTGACGGCACAGGCCCTGCACATCTTTTCTTCCTCGGGTGGAATCTAAGCCTTGTGGCATCTCCTGTCTGGAATCAAGAGAAGAGGACTCCTCCACGAAAGATCGATCTGGTAAGTTGGAAGAGTTGCGAAGCTCATTGGAGAGGATTGCCTGGGCCTGTTTGTCATCTTCCGTGTGCCGGGGAAGCCCAGAGACTCCAGGGCAGGGGTCCTGGGCAGCAGGGCATCAGCGAGGAGCCGCCGGCCTGGAGGAGTGGCCATGGCGCGCTTTGTCCTGGAAACTGAAGGCCATGTGTCCCTCAGGGAGCTACGGGGGGGACTGAGGAAGAGACCCGGGCTGAGGGGTGGGCAGGGTCTACGGTAGCCGGCCTGCACAGTGGCAAGAAACAATGAGATCGTATCCTAGCAAGCAGCGCGCCAGGACGgaattttgcttttcttcctttcctttttccctttggtACCTGCATTAAAGAATATCAGTGCCACTGttatggagggaaaaaaaagccctTGCCATATTTAAGGAAAAACAATTTAGTTTAATCTCGTTTATTCAGTAATAAAAGGGGGACAGTCATAAATTCATCCTGAAAGTTTGATTTGGGGGAACAAAAAGGTGCCTTTCGTTTGAAGTAGTAAGTCTAGCGCTCAAAAGTGAACTGTGATCTGACTCCTCCTGGTGGGAAGCGGGTAGGGCCAGGTGGCGGTGGCCACGAAAAACGGGGTTAGTCCTGTTCACAATACCAATAACGGCTTCAACTCAGCCCCGATGCAACAGGGTGCCGCGCTTTTCCTCTCTGCCTGCCCTCGCTCCCCACGCATCCCCAGCTGCTTCCCGGAACCAAAAGGACCTTGATGGCATTCGCCTTGGCATTTGCAGGAGAGTTCGCCATACCTGTCATTCTAGACGCAGCTGCCCGCCTAGCGATTCCGTGTAAGTGTAATGAACATTTGTTCAGCATTTACAGTGAGGACATAGCCACATATAACCGTGACACCTGGGTTGACCCACTACCCAAAGCCTGGTGGCAATACGACACTACCAAGAGGGACCGGCACTGACTACTGAGCTCATAGCGCCACGCTGGCTGTGACACTTCACACTAATCCACACCACGCCGCTGAAAGGTAGGCGTTTATTCCATTTCATAAAGCTAGCAACCGAAAGCTAAGGTCTGTCCAGTTACAAAGTCCGAATGCGCTCATGGTCACGGAGAGGAAATTATTTCTCTGACTCTCGAGCAAGCATAACTGCCGAGACCAGAGCCCCTGCACTGCGAGGAGGCGGGTGGTTGGCAGGCTCTGCAGGGCAGGGGTAGCGAGGGCGTTGCTCGTTTTCTCCACTTGCCGGTCTTGATTCGCTCCCATCGGAGAAGGACCTGGTGACACTGCCTTCCTGCCAGCATAAGCCGACTCGCACACTCTATCCTGACAGCCGCCCCGTGGTCGTCACCCTTGCTGGACTTTGGAACTTTGGGCAGTTTCCTCGGAGGGTGAATTAAGACCTCTGAGGGCACTGTGGGACCATGCAGTGTGTTTCAGATTTATTTGGCTGCTATCCAAAGTAAATACATTTCTTGTGATACATCTAACTGAAACATGTTGCAGTACACTCTGATATTTTctaccttctttttaaaaatatgctaccACTGAATTGATACCATGACAATAAACGGGTCACATCCACAGTTATAAAAACTTCCTTACCGTGGAAGGAGTGAGAACTTTGAAGTCGAAGCTCGTTGAAATCCCTGTTTACCTGGGCAAACTTGTGctggctcttctctcttctgccCTGGCCCTGCTCTCAGCTGGGCCCTGCTGGACCCCAGCTCCTCTGCCTCTGCTTCCACGGGGAGCCCCGTGGGGCACACGAGTGGGGACCCCTGTGTGGAAGGCCCTCCTCTGGGCTCCAgggccctctttcctttctgTCCCATTCCCGGGTACTTCGCCATCCTAACCCAGTAGACGTCCCTTTTCTTCAGATAAACCTTCTGAGTGTGACTTCTTGTTTCTTGTGGGACCTTGATACCTCCCGATTTTTTCATCAACGAATGGTATTAAGTGACCTCTGTCAGCTACTCGTACAGTAAGCTACCAAAAAAAAAtctagtaaaaggaaaatctACCTTGGAATCAGATATGCATTTGAATCACAATTCTGCTCATAGAAGCAGGGTCAAGTGATTTGACTTTGTTTTCTTATCCGTAAATGTAATAATTCGAAGGAGACAACGCTtgtaaacattttatataataaaatgtaaGTTTTTAAAGCAATTTACCAACATTTCTGAGACTCTAGTACAAGTTACTACAATTCCTGTTACAAACTGGAAGCTAGAACTCAAAGCTCACCACACGCATTTGTGGAAACCCACAGCTAACGTAAGAGTTCACGGCGAAACGTGGCCGCTTTCCCCTAAGGCAGGACCCACACAAGGGTGCCCGCTGTCCCCACTGCTGCTCAGCGTTCAACTCAAAAGTTCTAACCCGAGCAATTAAAGAGAAAGTAAAGGcacccagattggaaaggaagaagtcaaacaaTCTGTtaaaaagaaagctgcacctataAGAGAATAAAAGTTTACCCGACTGTGGAGGAGCaaagaattttattaaggatCTTACAAGAATGGGCGcacgacctggataaaatggccagcaTGCCAAACGGCAAGAAACCCTGACGTTTATACCCTAACCCTAGCgtgcaggtccctcccctgctccccatcGATTGGGTGCTTCAGGGGCTACAGCCTATCCCAATCCTCCGAGTCCGGAGGCTCAGGCCTCAGGCGCAGCTCCGCGCCCTCTGCACGCTGGTGGCCCGGGCAGGCTCAGCGCGGCTTTCACTCCCGGCGCTTTTCAAGTTTCACGCCGCTTTCACtcttggccccgcccccagcacgcaCCATTGGTCCTtctcgctttggccccgcccccagcacgcaCCATTGGTCCTtctcgctttggccccgcccccagcacgcaCCATTGGCCGCCCTTGttttggcgccacttttcaaattcctggcgcCCCAAAGCccctagaacccctttccctccctgttGGAAGGACAGAGCCgaaaacttaaccctttcctacaCGCTCAGAAAAGACACCATCCTATAGTCAGAAAACCCCAAAGAATCCATAAAAAAGTAGAGCTAAgaaagaattcagcaaaatggcaagGGGCAGGCTCAACACCTAAAACAGGTGTGTTTCCATAGACCACCAGCGAACAGGGTGGAAAGGAAATTAAGAGACCTCCTCTTGTGATAGCATTAAAATAATCATATCTAGGaggaaatttaaccaaggaggtgacttgtatgctgaaaactacaaaggaTGGCTGAGAGAAGACCTGGACTGTGGCTCACTGTGGCTCATGGGCTGGAGGACGTCCTGTGAAGAGGGTGATCCCTAGCGAAGTTCCAGCACCTCACACGCTGGCCTTGGCCTGCCGGCTTCCGTGGGCTCTGAGTGGGCCTCCCTCGCCAGTCCCCGTTCTCCGTGCAGTCTGATGGCAGGCCTTACGCCttgtccagattttttttttttatattcccctcccccttgtggctttttgtgtgctgtctgtccattcactgtgagctcttctgtgtttttgcttgtctcccttttttgttgttgttgtgtcaccttgagGCAGCTGTCTGCGGCACTTGCGGGCCAGGCGGCTCTCTGCGGCAtctgcgggtgagcctgcctccacaaggaggccccgggacgcgaacccagggcctcccatacggtagacgggagcccaactgattgagccacagcatcTTCCTGCCTTTGGGTTTTTGAAAGCTGAGCTTTGGGCAAGGCAACGCTTATAAACGCCCACACGTGGTTCTCAGCCAGGGGCACCAAGTGCTGAGTTGATGGAGAACACATTTGGGGCAGCTGCAAGTGGAGCCCCCCATCCTCCTCacatgggggtggggagttggcGCAAGTGATTTTTAATATGATCATTTGTTCCGGGCAGTGGGGAATAAATACAGTGCTTTGAGTTTTCAAGTTTTCTAATTTGTCTCAATTTTGTATGCTTGTGATTCGTTTCCTTAAACCAAATGCAGATAAGCATGTATGGCCTTTTtccctgaaaagaaaaatttttcccccagcagccttttttgcagaactggaaaacctaatcaaatttatatggaagtgcaAGGAACCCTGGATAGCCAAAactgtcttaaaaaagaaaaacaaagttagagaggactcacacttcctgatttccaaacttactacaaagctacagtaatcgaAGCAGTGTGGTCTAGGGCTAAACATCTACACTAGTGGAATAGAGTGGAGAGTCCCAAAATAAACTCagacatctatggccaagtgattttcaATAACGGTGCCATCCCATGAAGGGGGTAAGAATAgtttcctcaacaaatggtgctgcaaaaactggatatccacatgtaaaacaaTGAAATTGCACTCCTACCCAACATCATATAAAAAATTACCTCAAGAtcgatcaaagatctaaatataggagctaaaaccataaaactctcagATGATAACATAAGGGAAAATCTACATGATCTTGATTTGGCAATAGATCATTAGAAATGATACTAAacacatgagcaatgaaagaaaaaaatatattgaattttatcaaaattaaaaacttactGTGCATTgaaagacattatcaagaaaccaaaaagacaacctacagaaaaggataaaatatttggaaataatttatctgataaggatttaatacccagaatatataaaggacatctagaactcaacaataaaaggaatccaatttaaaaaatgttaaaggacttgaatagacatttctccaaagaagataaatagccaaaaagcacatgaaaagaggctcaatATCATTatctcttagggaaatgcaaatcaaaaccacaataaaatactATATCACACCCACTAGCATgggtattaaataaaaaaataaggggaaaataaCACGTgtgggtgaggatgtggagaaatgaggACCTTtgcacattgttggtgggaatgagaaatggtgcaaccactgtggaaaacagtctggtGGTTCTTCAAAATAGTAAAAGTAAAATTGCTTTAAGACCTGGCAATCCTGCTCCTAGTTACAATACCCGAAAGGACTGAAaatggactcaaacagatacttgctcACCGgagttcatggcagcattatacACCATAGCTGAAAGATGGagacaactcaagtgtccatcaaccgatgaatgcataaacaaaatgcagAAAACACCTACAGTGCAGTGTTAATTCAGCCGCAAGAAGGAATGACGTGCTGATACAtttgataacatagatgaatcttgaggacattatgctaagtgaaataactCAGGCACAAAAGGATGAAATATTATATAAATCCACTcaagaaatatctagaataaacaaattcatagagaaaggagatgagaggTTGCAGggaatggtggtggtgggggagaatAGGggattattgcttaatgggtacagtttCTGTTCTGGGTGATGAAGTTTTGCTACcatggtggtggtgataatgCAGCATTGCAAATGTGGTTAATTAAAGGGGCAAAATTTATGTCTCTCTACAttatcacaataaaataaaagtcaccaTCGTTTTTcctaatgaaaattaaaacatgaagcttttgctgatttaaaaaattctgcattcttatttttaaaaaacacacacaaaaagcccTGCATACTGGTGTAAAATTTCAAGCTCCAAAGTGTTCACCGCTGCTGCACTCCCTCACCCAGTCTACCCTTACAGAACACACACCGTGTTTTAAAACAGTTTACACAAATGAGGCCATATGATCCATAAATGCTCTGCAACCTACATAAAACACAACTGTATATTATGGATTTCTTTCCATGCTAATAGTTTTGTATTcacctcattctttttaaagctGATATCAATGGTACTCAAGCCTGCCTGCGTATTAGATTCACTTGGGGATCTTCAAACAGAGCAAACAATAAATCAACAACCAATGCCCCAGACACATCTCAGAGGGAGGCACCTgtacaacatatatatatatatatatatattttttttttggttgctgttttcGTTTCTGAGACGATTCCAACGTTCAAGCCAAACTGACACCCTCAAACCTATTAAGTATGTGGGGACGAGAATATATTTAACCCACgctttaaaaaattgataatcCGGACTGTTTTGATGGACGTTTGGGCTGCAAGGGCCGTCCTTGTGTCTGGATACTGACCTAGCGTCCTCTCACCATACCTGTGAATAGACACACGCTATCCACTTTTTATAAAGCAGTTAGGTCTTGATGACAAGTAGCTGACAGAAGATCATTTCCGTTAATCCAGGTTTTATATAAAGCAAAAACTCATTGCAAAAACCACTCATATTTGAAATCATTCTATATGTAATTTGTGCGGCCCAGTGAAATATGAAAACGTGGGGCCCCTTGTTCAAAAACTGTTGAGCGTTTCAAGGGGGCAGCAACAGCACAGCGTCCGGCCGCGCACCAGGCACTCGGAAGTGCAGACACGTGCCCACGTTGCCGGGCATCGGACCCTTGACCGTGAGCACAGGAGAAAGGATTTTTATTCTGGGTGAGTTGCTGCACCTCTGAGAGCACAAGGATGCTGAGGAAGAGAGAGTATCTGCTTTCCAAGAAACTGAAGCTCCGGGGGTTAGggagacttgcccaaggtcacgaaGAAGCACAGCCCGCATTCAAACCCCCGCTCATCTTAAAGGGGCCACGCTTTTACTCTTAAACAGAGGAAagtttttcgttttgtttttgaggtcctggggccgGAGAGTGAACCCCCTGGCCCTTaggtaggaagcaggtgctcaaccgctcgAGCCCCGTCCGCTCCCCCGGATGGTTTGACCAGCGCCACGTGTTCATCGGTCCACgcaaagggagaaaataagaataagaacGCTCCTTCAGTGACGACTTCCGAGGCGGGGGCCTGATGGGCTCGGACTCTGAAGCTCTAGTCTGGCCTACAAGCTGGCTGACCAGACCACTGCTAACGGTCCACGCTGGCTCACGGCGAGCCGGGCCCGGACCAGGCGCCTCAGTCTTCACGGGCACCCCCAGGATGGGGCAGCCGAGAAGGCCGCCGGCAGAGGGGACGCCCGGGCGGCGCGTGGCCCCTCGGGTGCGCCTGACCTCTGCGGGCCACCGTCTCCCCACTCCTTTCCGGTGCCTATTTGCACCAGAGGACGGCTTTAAGCTCTCCCTTTTCTCGCTTCCTTTTCGTTACTTTCTCCCACTCGCCCTCAGGTCGACGCCACCCGCACTTCCCCGCGGCTCGCGCTCCCCTACTCCGGGCCCGGCAAGGCGGCGCGAGCATGCGCGGTAGCGGCCTCCGCGcggccccgcccgccgcggcctTCTGGCCCCAGCGGCTCGCCGTCCCCGCAGCTATGGCGGCGGCCGCGCTCCCGGCCTGGCTGCTCCTGCGGTCGAGGCCCGGGGCCGCGCGGGCCTTCTCCACCGCCTTATCTCCGGCCTCCAGCGCGCCCGGATCTAGCCTGCGTGAGTGTCTACCGCGTCGCCCGTGGGGGAGGCTCGAGGGCCGGTTTGGCGGCCGCAAGGCCGGAGCGCCCTCGGCTCGCCTTGGCCCGCCAGCCCCGCGGGGAAGCGGCGACTCTGGGTCTGCGCGGGCTGCTGCGGTCCCTGCCTGCGGCTTCCGCGGCTGGGCGCTCTGTGGCCGCAGGGAACTTGCTCGGTCCTCCGTGCCTGCGCCGCCCGTGCTCCTGCCGACAGCCGGGCCCAGGATCCTCCTCCAGCCATTGGGGTCGGTCCCGGTTGTTGGGCAGCGTTGAATGGCGGGTTCCCCCGACGTCGAGACGAGCGCACAGCTGCCGACAACCAGCTGCAGGTCTGAATCCAGGCCTAGCTGTGCCACCAGGTGGGGTGGCTTTCGTTCAAGAGGCATTATTGCAGTGCCTTTAATTCAACAGAGATTGTAAGGATGCCCGACAGAGTACTTGTCCTGCAGGAGCCTAGTGAAAAGGCGGATTTAGAAACGACAGAGAGCCACGAAGTGTGGGAGGTGTAACGCGTGTGAATGGAGGGGCAAGGGAACATTGAGGAAGAGCCGGCCAGTCAGGAAAGACTCAGCCAAGGAAGGACACGTGCAGCCATCCACGAAGCCCTGCCCGGGCCACCTCCGGTAGTGTCCCTGATTACCCCGTACTCCTCACGGCGCAGGCCAGGCCACTGTCTCAGTTCTAAAATGGCTTTTCACTCCTGCTCTCCTATACTGAATTATCACAACAGCTAGAGCAAAGTGTTCCACAAGCAAATCTTAACCTGTAATTCCCTTGTTCAAAATTGACAAGTGGCTTCTCATTGCTTTAAGATAAATAATTTCCTTAAGGTGACATATGTGGCTCTTTATAGTTTTAACActtgtctattttttattctttcctttttttcctatacGTACTTATCGATCTTCTGTGTGCTATGCAGTTATAAATGGAACTAGACACTGGACCTACAGTGAGGTTTGTGACCTTAGGGACTTTACATTCTTTGGGGGAGTCTGACTAGAAGAGGTAAACAATTGAATAAAATGTCAGGTAGTGCTTGATGCTGTGAAGAAAAGTGAAACAGGGTTTTGAGGGTGGTGGACTGGGGAGGAGTGGCTACAGGGTAGGATAAGATAGAGGAAGATGTTGGAGGACGTACCACTTGAGCAGGTTCAGAGACATGCAGAGATCTGGGGGAAGAGCATTGTCAGCCTAGGGAACTGTCAGCTCAAAGGCAGGAAGCTAGAACCAGCTTCGAGGTGTGACAGAGAAACAGAAAGGCCAGTGTGGGTGGACCTAGGTGAGCAACGGGAGAGTGGTAGGAGCAGGACGTCggagagagaagaaatgaaaagggtgaTATGGAAAGGCTTGCAGATATTTGGCTTGGATTTTATGATATGTTTGGGATCACATTGGAGCGTTTTGTTCAGGGAGTGAGAGAAAGTGATTTACACTTGTAAAAGATGACTGGCTGCAGAGTGGAGAACAACTTTA includes the following:
- the REP15 gene encoding LOW QUALITY PROTEIN: rab15 effector protein (The sequence of the model RefSeq protein was modified relative to this genomic sequence to represent the inferred CDS: inserted 5 bases in 4 codons) — encoded protein: MFCVKGNSLTEASRTLASGAQASAHSQLTAGGLACLPSPVPVCFTVPAQTPQGLLGAKCPAPGTLNEIFIRSIALPREGAEEXLTTTQRAEHQAFLXRADWVCAFWGSSQQVRLQLTAQALHIFSXPRVESKPCGISCLESREEDSSTKDRSGKLEEXAKLIGEDCLGLFVIFRVPGKPRDSRAGVLGSRASARSRRPGGVAMARFVLETEGHVSLRELRGGLRKRPGLRGGQGLR